A DNA window from Chiroxiphia lanceolata isolate bChiLan1 chromosome 6, bChiLan1.pri, whole genome shotgun sequence contains the following coding sequences:
- the CRACR2B gene encoding EF-hand calcium-binding domain-containing protein 4A isoform X4 — protein MDHSRHEETFESGWSDDLDPADDDEEKRFCSMMEQLGAAQLFEDPHEIRELWARLRKERPELLSNFEEFLLRVSSYIREVNHEKESMEQALKRKESDHDREVRCLYEEMEQQIKAERERLVCQEALRHDRSNLLQRELHNKEQELEKILYRQKKLEHQLQSLNSEQLETRVQNEKLRHLNENLLEELEKSKWELEAVKGQLEKLQKEAQLEQEQKDRDVFRVSKNMQKEKQSLLRQLELLSREMNKKLRDERDAFEAKKLVPQNKKPLLKKGSVLGSYLLDDKPVKRQLASADLPFTFPADVAVEEPNRKNCKYFPGNETWMKTGEGESKNFGDSPRDKERWPLAADTEWFKMTLKGDTDCRKKADGLDAAPLPPRAQPVGTETRLQALEPASCSPDRIFKVVFVGNSGVGKSSFIHRFCYDRFLAELNATIGIDYQVKSLMVDNTQVALQLWDTAGQERFRSITKQYFRKADGILVMYDMTAECSFMAVRNWMSSIQEGIEDGAVVFLLGNKMDAVQRETRNVPKVEGERLAKVADSTRRQAEGECPAAGRYRQEERVLHIRHINVSARGMCQHCIMKLGVPFKQAESDGISSAEIWGS, from the exons ATGGATCACTCCAGACACGAGGAGACCTTTGAGTCAGGCTGGTCAGATGACTTGGACCCAGCAGATGACGATGAAGAGAAACGATTCTGTTCCATGATGGAGCAGCTCGGAGCAGCCCAGTTGTTTGAAGA TCCACATGAGATTCGGGAGCTCTGGGCTCGGCTACGAAAGGAGCGTCCGGAGCTCTTATCCAATTTTGAAGAATTTCTACTGCGAGTTTCATCGTACATAAGGGAGGTGAATCACGAGAAGGAGTCCATGGAACAGGCACTGAAGCG GAAGGAGTCAGACCATGACCGAGAAGTCAGGTGCCTTTATGAAGAAATGGAACAACAGATCAAAGCAGAAAGGGAGAGGCTGGTCTGCCAG GAAGCACTGAGACATGACAGGAGTAACCTGCTCCAAAGGGAACTGCACAACAAAGAACAGGAGCTGGAGAAAATCCTCTACCGCCAGAAGAAG CTGGAACATCAGCTGCAGTCACTGAACTCGGAGCAGCTGGAGACCCGGGTGCAGAATGAAAAACTCCGGCACCTGAATGAAAAcctgctggaagagctggagaaaagcaaatggGAGCTGGAGGCAGTGAAGGGGCAATTAGAGAAGCTTCAGAAAGAGGCTCAGCTTGAGCAAGAGCAGAAGGACAG GGATGTGTTTAGAGTCTCCAAGAATatgcagaaagagaaacaaagccTCCTTCGCCAGCTGGAGCTCCTCAG CAGAGAGATGAACAAGAAACTTCGAGATGAGCGAGATGCTTTTGAAGCCAAGAAGCTG GTGCCTCAGAACAAAAAGCCTCTGTTGAAGAAAGGCTCAGTGCTAGGCAGTTACCTGCTGGACGACAAGCCAGTCAAACG ACAACTGGCCTCTGCGGACCTTCCCTTCACCTTCCCAGCGGATGTGGCAGTGGAAGAACCCAACAGAAAGAACTGTAAATACTTCCCAGGCAACGAGACATGGATGAAgacaggagaaggagaaagcaaaaactTTGGAGACAGTCCTAGAGACAAGGAGAGATGGCCCTTGGCAGCAGATACTGAGTGGTTTAAGATGACTTTGAAGGGTGACactgactgcagaaaaaaagcagatggcTTAGATGCTGCTCCGCTGCCTCCTAGAGCACAGCCTGTTGGCACTGAAACCAGG ctccaggcactggaacCAGCCAGCTGTTCCCCAGATCGCATCTTTAAAGTGGTGTTTGTAGGGAACTCTGGTGTTGGGAAGAGTTCCTTCATCCACCGCTTCTGCTATGACAGGTTCTTGGCTGAGCTCAATGCAACCATCG GTATTGATTACCAGGTGAAGAGTCTAATGGTGGACAACACCCAGGTTGCCTTGCAGCTGTGGGATACAGCTGGACAAGAAAG GTTTCGGAGCATTACCAAGCAGTATTTCCGGAAGGCAGATGGGATTCTGGTGATGTACGACATGACGGCCGAGTGCTCCTTCATGGCCGTGCGGAACTGGATGAGCAGCATCCAG GAAGGTATCGAGGATGGAGCTGTGGTCTTTCTGCTTGGAAATAAAATGGATGCTGTGCAGAGAGAGACACGGAATGTGCCCAAGGTGGAGGGGGAAAGGCTGGCAAAG GTTGCTGACAGCACAAGAAGACAGGCAGAGGGAGAATGCCCTGCAGCTGGAAGATATCGGCAGGAGGAAAGGGTGCTGCACATAAGGCACATCAATGTGTCAGCAAGAGGCATGTGCCAGCACTGTATCATGAAGCTGGGGGTTCCTTTCAAGCAAGCTGAATCTGATGGTAtcagctctgcagagatttGGGGAAGCTGA
- the CRACR2B gene encoding EF-hand calcium-binding domain-containing protein 4A isoform X3: MENQRGVLLGYVRWEGEEEGDEEDQVAPCVSPSSQTSRLQDVEVEMLEKARELFQLCDKDEKGFITKVDMQRLQSELPLTLQQLETVFDSLEQNNKGYLTPVEFSMGLGKLIGIELCQGAGRMDHSRHEETFESGWSDDLDPADDDEEKRFCSMMEQLGAAQLFEDPHEIRELWARLRKERPELLSNFEEFLLRVSSYIREVNHEKESMEQALKRKESDHDREVRCLYEEMEQQIKAERERLVCQEALRHDRSNLLQRELHNKEQELEKILYRQKKLEHQLQSLNSEQLETRVQNEKLRHLNENLLEELEKSKWELEAVKGQLEKLQKEAQLEQEQKDRDVFRVSKNMQKEKQSLLRQLELLSREMNKKLRDERDAFEAKKLVPQNKKPLLKKGSVLGSYLLDDKPVKRQLASADLPFTFPADVAVEEPNRKNCKYFPGNETWMKTGEGESKNFGDSPRDKERWPLAADTEWFKMTLKGDTDCRKKADGLDAAPLPPRAQPVGTETRLQALEPASCSPDRIFKVVFVGNSGVGKSSFIHRFCYDRFLAELNATIGIDYQVKSLMVDNTQVALQLWDTAGQERFRSITKQYFRKADGILVMYDMTAECSFMAVRNWMSSIQEGIEDGAVVFLLGNKMDAVQRETRNVPKVEGERLAKEYKAVFYECSAMTGYNIMEPMLHMARLLTAQEDRQRENALQLEDIGRRKGCCT; this comes from the exons GTTTCTCCTTCCAGCCAAACGAGTAGACTGCAAGATGTGGAGGTGGAGATGCTTGAGAAGGCAAGGGAGCTCTTCCAGCTGTGTGACAAGGATGAGAAGGGTTTTATCACTAAGGTGGACATGCag CGGCTCCAGAGTGAACTGCCCCTAACCCTTCAGCAGCTGGAGACTGTTTTTGACAGCTTGGAACAGAACAATAAGGGATACCTGACACCTGTGGAGTTCAGCATGGGACTAG GGAAGTTAATAGGGATTGAATTGTGTCAAGGGGCTGGGAGAATGGATCACTCCAGACACGAGGAGACCTTTGAGTCAGGCTGGTCAGATGACTTGGACCCAGCAGATGACGATGAAGAGAAACGATTCTGTTCCATGATGGAGCAGCTCGGAGCAGCCCAGTTGTTTGAAGA TCCACATGAGATTCGGGAGCTCTGGGCTCGGCTACGAAAGGAGCGTCCGGAGCTCTTATCCAATTTTGAAGAATTTCTACTGCGAGTTTCATCGTACATAAGGGAGGTGAATCACGAGAAGGAGTCCATGGAACAGGCACTGAAGCG GAAGGAGTCAGACCATGACCGAGAAGTCAGGTGCCTTTATGAAGAAATGGAACAACAGATCAAAGCAGAAAGGGAGAGGCTGGTCTGCCAG GAAGCACTGAGACATGACAGGAGTAACCTGCTCCAAAGGGAACTGCACAACAAAGAACAGGAGCTGGAGAAAATCCTCTACCGCCAGAAGAAG CTGGAACATCAGCTGCAGTCACTGAACTCGGAGCAGCTGGAGACCCGGGTGCAGAATGAAAAACTCCGGCACCTGAATGAAAAcctgctggaagagctggagaaaagcaaatggGAGCTGGAGGCAGTGAAGGGGCAATTAGAGAAGCTTCAGAAAGAGGCTCAGCTTGAGCAAGAGCAGAAGGACAG GGATGTGTTTAGAGTCTCCAAGAATatgcagaaagagaaacaaagccTCCTTCGCCAGCTGGAGCTCCTCAG CAGAGAGATGAACAAGAAACTTCGAGATGAGCGAGATGCTTTTGAAGCCAAGAAGCTG GTGCCTCAGAACAAAAAGCCTCTGTTGAAGAAAGGCTCAGTGCTAGGCAGTTACCTGCTGGACGACAAGCCAGTCAAACG ACAACTGGCCTCTGCGGACCTTCCCTTCACCTTCCCAGCGGATGTGGCAGTGGAAGAACCCAACAGAAAGAACTGTAAATACTTCCCAGGCAACGAGACATGGATGAAgacaggagaaggagaaagcaaaaactTTGGAGACAGTCCTAGAGACAAGGAGAGATGGCCCTTGGCAGCAGATACTGAGTGGTTTAAGATGACTTTGAAGGGTGACactgactgcagaaaaaaagcagatggcTTAGATGCTGCTCCGCTGCCTCCTAGAGCACAGCCTGTTGGCACTGAAACCAGG ctccaggcactggaacCAGCCAGCTGTTCCCCAGATCGCATCTTTAAAGTGGTGTTTGTAGGGAACTCTGGTGTTGGGAAGAGTTCCTTCATCCACCGCTTCTGCTATGACAGGTTCTTGGCTGAGCTCAATGCAACCATCG GTATTGATTACCAGGTGAAGAGTCTAATGGTGGACAACACCCAGGTTGCCTTGCAGCTGTGGGATACAGCTGGACAAGAAAG GTTTCGGAGCATTACCAAGCAGTATTTCCGGAAGGCAGATGGGATTCTGGTGATGTACGACATGACGGCCGAGTGCTCCTTCATGGCCGTGCGGAACTGGATGAGCAGCATCCAG GAAGGTATCGAGGATGGAGCTGTGGTCTTTCTGCTTGGAAATAAAATGGATGCTGTGCAGAGAGAGACACGGAATGTGCCCAAGGTGGAGGGGGAAAGGCTGGCAAAG GAATACAAGGCTGTCTTCTATGAGTGCAGTGCGATGACTGGCTATAACATCATGGAGCCCATGCTGCACATGGCCAG GTTGCTGACAGCACAAGAAGACAGGCAGAGGGAGAATGCCCTGCAGCTGGAAGATATCGGCAGGAGGAAAGGGTGCTGCACATAA
- the CRACR2B gene encoding EF-hand calcium-binding domain-containing protein 4A isoform X1 codes for MENQRGVLLGYVRWEGEEEGDEEDQVAPCVSPSSQTSRLQDVEVEMLEKARELFQLCDKDEKGFITKVDMQRLQSELPLTLQQLETVFDSLEQNNKGYLTPVEFSMGLGKLIGIELCQGAGRMDHSRHEETFESGWSDDLDPADDDEEKRFCSMMEQLGAAQLFEDPHEIRELWARLRKERPELLSNFEEFLLRVSSYIREVNHEKESMEQALKRKESDHDREVRCLYEEMEQQIKAERERLVCQEALRHDRSNLLQRELHNKEQELEKILYRQKKLEHQLQSLNSEQLETRVQNEKLRHLNENLLEELEKSKWELEAVKGQLEKLQKEAQLEQEQKDRDVFRVSKNMQKEKQSLLRQLELLSREMNKKLRDERDAFEAKKLVPQNKKPLLKKGSVLGSYLLDDKPVKRQLASADLPFTFPADVAVEEPNRKNCKYFPGNETWMKTGEGESKNFGDSPRDKERWPLAADTEWFKMTLKGDTDCRKKADGLDAAPLPPRAQPVGTETRLQALEPASCSPDRIFKVVFVGNSGVGKSSFIHRFCYDRFLAELNATIGIDYQVKSLMVDNTQVALQLWDTAGQERFRSITKQYFRKADGILVMYDMTAECSFMAVRNWMSSIQEGIEDGAVVFLLGNKMDAVQRETRNVPKVEGERLAKVADSTRRQAEGECPAAGRYRQEERVLHIRHINVSARGMCQHCIMKLGVPFKQAESDGISSAEIWGS; via the exons GTTTCTCCTTCCAGCCAAACGAGTAGACTGCAAGATGTGGAGGTGGAGATGCTTGAGAAGGCAAGGGAGCTCTTCCAGCTGTGTGACAAGGATGAGAAGGGTTTTATCACTAAGGTGGACATGCag CGGCTCCAGAGTGAACTGCCCCTAACCCTTCAGCAGCTGGAGACTGTTTTTGACAGCTTGGAACAGAACAATAAGGGATACCTGACACCTGTGGAGTTCAGCATGGGACTAG GGAAGTTAATAGGGATTGAATTGTGTCAAGGGGCTGGGAGAATGGATCACTCCAGACACGAGGAGACCTTTGAGTCAGGCTGGTCAGATGACTTGGACCCAGCAGATGACGATGAAGAGAAACGATTCTGTTCCATGATGGAGCAGCTCGGAGCAGCCCAGTTGTTTGAAGA TCCACATGAGATTCGGGAGCTCTGGGCTCGGCTACGAAAGGAGCGTCCGGAGCTCTTATCCAATTTTGAAGAATTTCTACTGCGAGTTTCATCGTACATAAGGGAGGTGAATCACGAGAAGGAGTCCATGGAACAGGCACTGAAGCG GAAGGAGTCAGACCATGACCGAGAAGTCAGGTGCCTTTATGAAGAAATGGAACAACAGATCAAAGCAGAAAGGGAGAGGCTGGTCTGCCAG GAAGCACTGAGACATGACAGGAGTAACCTGCTCCAAAGGGAACTGCACAACAAAGAACAGGAGCTGGAGAAAATCCTCTACCGCCAGAAGAAG CTGGAACATCAGCTGCAGTCACTGAACTCGGAGCAGCTGGAGACCCGGGTGCAGAATGAAAAACTCCGGCACCTGAATGAAAAcctgctggaagagctggagaaaagcaaatggGAGCTGGAGGCAGTGAAGGGGCAATTAGAGAAGCTTCAGAAAGAGGCTCAGCTTGAGCAAGAGCAGAAGGACAG GGATGTGTTTAGAGTCTCCAAGAATatgcagaaagagaaacaaagccTCCTTCGCCAGCTGGAGCTCCTCAG CAGAGAGATGAACAAGAAACTTCGAGATGAGCGAGATGCTTTTGAAGCCAAGAAGCTG GTGCCTCAGAACAAAAAGCCTCTGTTGAAGAAAGGCTCAGTGCTAGGCAGTTACCTGCTGGACGACAAGCCAGTCAAACG ACAACTGGCCTCTGCGGACCTTCCCTTCACCTTCCCAGCGGATGTGGCAGTGGAAGAACCCAACAGAAAGAACTGTAAATACTTCCCAGGCAACGAGACATGGATGAAgacaggagaaggagaaagcaaaaactTTGGAGACAGTCCTAGAGACAAGGAGAGATGGCCCTTGGCAGCAGATACTGAGTGGTTTAAGATGACTTTGAAGGGTGACactgactgcagaaaaaaagcagatggcTTAGATGCTGCTCCGCTGCCTCCTAGAGCACAGCCTGTTGGCACTGAAACCAGG ctccaggcactggaacCAGCCAGCTGTTCCCCAGATCGCATCTTTAAAGTGGTGTTTGTAGGGAACTCTGGTGTTGGGAAGAGTTCCTTCATCCACCGCTTCTGCTATGACAGGTTCTTGGCTGAGCTCAATGCAACCATCG GTATTGATTACCAGGTGAAGAGTCTAATGGTGGACAACACCCAGGTTGCCTTGCAGCTGTGGGATACAGCTGGACAAGAAAG GTTTCGGAGCATTACCAAGCAGTATTTCCGGAAGGCAGATGGGATTCTGGTGATGTACGACATGACGGCCGAGTGCTCCTTCATGGCCGTGCGGAACTGGATGAGCAGCATCCAG GAAGGTATCGAGGATGGAGCTGTGGTCTTTCTGCTTGGAAATAAAATGGATGCTGTGCAGAGAGAGACACGGAATGTGCCCAAGGTGGAGGGGGAAAGGCTGGCAAAG GTTGCTGACAGCACAAGAAGACAGGCAGAGGGAGAATGCCCTGCAGCTGGAAGATATCGGCAGGAGGAAAGGGTGCTGCACATAAGGCACATCAATGTGTCAGCAAGAGGCATGTGCCAGCACTGTATCATGAAGCTGGGGGTTCCTTTCAAGCAAGCTGAATCTGATGGTAtcagctctgcagagatttGGGGAAGCTGA
- the CRACR2B gene encoding EF-hand calcium-binding domain-containing protein 4A isoform X2, translated as MENQRGVLLGYVRWEGEEEGDEEDQVAPCVSPSSQTSRLQDVEVEMLEKARELFQLCDKDEKGFITKVDMQRLQSELPLTLQQLETVFDSLEQNNKGYLTPVEFSMGLGKLIGIELCQGAGRMDHSRHEETFESGWSDDLDPADDDEEKRFCSMMEQLGAAQLFEDPHEIRELWARLRKERPELLSNFEEFLLRVSSYIREVNHEKESMEQALKRKESDHDREVRCLYEEMEQQIKAERERLVCQEALRHDRSNLLQRELHNKEQELEKILYRQKKLEHQLQSLNSEQLETRVQNEKLRHLNENLLEELEKSKWELEAVKGQLEKLQKEAQLEQEQKDRDVFRVSKNMQKEKQSLLRQLELLREMNKKLRDERDAFEAKKLVPQNKKPLLKKGSVLGSYLLDDKPVKRQLASADLPFTFPADVAVEEPNRKNCKYFPGNETWMKTGEGESKNFGDSPRDKERWPLAADTEWFKMTLKGDTDCRKKADGLDAAPLPPRAQPVGTETRLQALEPASCSPDRIFKVVFVGNSGVGKSSFIHRFCYDRFLAELNATIGIDYQVKSLMVDNTQVALQLWDTAGQERFRSITKQYFRKADGILVMYDMTAECSFMAVRNWMSSIQEGIEDGAVVFLLGNKMDAVQRETRNVPKVEGERLAKVADSTRRQAEGECPAAGRYRQEERVLHIRHINVSARGMCQHCIMKLGVPFKQAESDGISSAEIWGS; from the exons GTTTCTCCTTCCAGCCAAACGAGTAGACTGCAAGATGTGGAGGTGGAGATGCTTGAGAAGGCAAGGGAGCTCTTCCAGCTGTGTGACAAGGATGAGAAGGGTTTTATCACTAAGGTGGACATGCag CGGCTCCAGAGTGAACTGCCCCTAACCCTTCAGCAGCTGGAGACTGTTTTTGACAGCTTGGAACAGAACAATAAGGGATACCTGACACCTGTGGAGTTCAGCATGGGACTAG GGAAGTTAATAGGGATTGAATTGTGTCAAGGGGCTGGGAGAATGGATCACTCCAGACACGAGGAGACCTTTGAGTCAGGCTGGTCAGATGACTTGGACCCAGCAGATGACGATGAAGAGAAACGATTCTGTTCCATGATGGAGCAGCTCGGAGCAGCCCAGTTGTTTGAAGA TCCACATGAGATTCGGGAGCTCTGGGCTCGGCTACGAAAGGAGCGTCCGGAGCTCTTATCCAATTTTGAAGAATTTCTACTGCGAGTTTCATCGTACATAAGGGAGGTGAATCACGAGAAGGAGTCCATGGAACAGGCACTGAAGCG GAAGGAGTCAGACCATGACCGAGAAGTCAGGTGCCTTTATGAAGAAATGGAACAACAGATCAAAGCAGAAAGGGAGAGGCTGGTCTGCCAG GAAGCACTGAGACATGACAGGAGTAACCTGCTCCAAAGGGAACTGCACAACAAAGAACAGGAGCTGGAGAAAATCCTCTACCGCCAGAAGAAG CTGGAACATCAGCTGCAGTCACTGAACTCGGAGCAGCTGGAGACCCGGGTGCAGAATGAAAAACTCCGGCACCTGAATGAAAAcctgctggaagagctggagaaaagcaaatggGAGCTGGAGGCAGTGAAGGGGCAATTAGAGAAGCTTCAGAAAGAGGCTCAGCTTGAGCAAGAGCAGAAGGACAG GGATGTGTTTAGAGTCTCCAAGAATatgcagaaagagaaacaaagccTCCTTCGCCAGCTGGAGCTCCTCAG AGAGATGAACAAGAAACTTCGAGATGAGCGAGATGCTTTTGAAGCCAAGAAGCTG GTGCCTCAGAACAAAAAGCCTCTGTTGAAGAAAGGCTCAGTGCTAGGCAGTTACCTGCTGGACGACAAGCCAGTCAAACG ACAACTGGCCTCTGCGGACCTTCCCTTCACCTTCCCAGCGGATGTGGCAGTGGAAGAACCCAACAGAAAGAACTGTAAATACTTCCCAGGCAACGAGACATGGATGAAgacaggagaaggagaaagcaaaaactTTGGAGACAGTCCTAGAGACAAGGAGAGATGGCCCTTGGCAGCAGATACTGAGTGGTTTAAGATGACTTTGAAGGGTGACactgactgcagaaaaaaagcagatggcTTAGATGCTGCTCCGCTGCCTCCTAGAGCACAGCCTGTTGGCACTGAAACCAGG ctccaggcactggaacCAGCCAGCTGTTCCCCAGATCGCATCTTTAAAGTGGTGTTTGTAGGGAACTCTGGTGTTGGGAAGAGTTCCTTCATCCACCGCTTCTGCTATGACAGGTTCTTGGCTGAGCTCAATGCAACCATCG GTATTGATTACCAGGTGAAGAGTCTAATGGTGGACAACACCCAGGTTGCCTTGCAGCTGTGGGATACAGCTGGACAAGAAAG GTTTCGGAGCATTACCAAGCAGTATTTCCGGAAGGCAGATGGGATTCTGGTGATGTACGACATGACGGCCGAGTGCTCCTTCATGGCCGTGCGGAACTGGATGAGCAGCATCCAG GAAGGTATCGAGGATGGAGCTGTGGTCTTTCTGCTTGGAAATAAAATGGATGCTGTGCAGAGAGAGACACGGAATGTGCCCAAGGTGGAGGGGGAAAGGCTGGCAAAG GTTGCTGACAGCACAAGAAGACAGGCAGAGGGAGAATGCCCTGCAGCTGGAAGATATCGGCAGGAGGAAAGGGTGCTGCACATAAGGCACATCAATGTGTCAGCAAGAGGCATGTGCCAGCACTGTATCATGAAGCTGGGGGTTCCTTTCAAGCAAGCTGAATCTGATGGTAtcagctctgcagagatttGGGGAAGCTGA